A single window of Agromyces aureus DNA harbors:
- a CDS encoding FdhF/YdeP family oxidoreductase: MTSEPTADVVPEPYPDLEVGHNKSWAVGAPGILHSMEPALKHMGLSRTARLALAINQKDGFDCMSCAWPDPGHRNVLEFCENGMKATTWEATPITVPRSFWAEHSLTSLLARDEYWLGQQGRLTEPVHKPAGSDHYEPISWDAAFDLIADHLNGLDSADRAAFYTSGRTSNEAAFLYQLFVRALGTNNLPDCSNMCHESTGTALGATIGIGKSTVAYDDFGKADLVIVMGQNPGTNHPRMLTALEETKRNGGRVVSVNVLPEAGLVRYKNPQKVRGILGKGTVIADRFLQIRSGGDMALLQAVSKRVLDAEELAPGTVLDHAFLEEHTVGLDALREHLASLDEAAVAAATGLTADEIDALAAEYLAADRVIITWAMGLTQHKKAVPTIKEIVNLLLLRGNIGKPGAGASPIRGHSNVQGDRTMGIWERMPETFLAALEREFAFPVPRTHGADALHTVHGLRDGDLDVFMALGGNFVGAISDTAVAEAAMRGAKLTVQVSTKLNRSHVVTGEEALILPTLGRTEVDLQGDVPQFVSVEDSVCAVHASHGAIPPAADGLLSEIAIVCRLADATLGGRHDIPWREFEADYDLIRDRIARVVPGFATFNVDIRKQGGFILPNGPRDERRFDTVAGKAMITVNELEHIERPAGRLILQTLRSHDQFNTTIYSLNDRYRGIKKGRDVVFVHPDDLADLGLDDGDRVDVVGEWPGQPDRVLANQRLVAYPTARGCAAAYYPEANVLVPLESAAEESNTPVSKAVIVRLVPRS; encoded by the coding sequence GTGACGAGTGAACCGACGGCCGACGTCGTACCCGAGCCGTATCCCGACCTCGAGGTCGGCCACAACAAGTCCTGGGCGGTCGGCGCCCCCGGCATCCTGCACTCCATGGAGCCGGCCCTGAAGCACATGGGCCTCTCCCGCACGGCCCGACTCGCGCTGGCGATCAACCAGAAGGACGGCTTCGACTGCATGAGCTGCGCGTGGCCCGACCCCGGCCACCGCAACGTGCTCGAGTTCTGCGAGAACGGCATGAAGGCGACGACGTGGGAGGCCACTCCGATCACGGTGCCGCGCTCGTTCTGGGCCGAGCACTCGCTGACCTCGCTCCTCGCCCGCGACGAGTACTGGCTGGGCCAGCAGGGCCGGCTCACCGAACCCGTCCACAAGCCGGCCGGTTCCGACCACTACGAACCCATCTCGTGGGATGCCGCGTTCGACCTGATCGCCGACCACCTCAACGGTCTCGACTCAGCCGATCGCGCTGCGTTCTACACGAGCGGTCGCACGTCGAACGAGGCCGCGTTCCTCTACCAGCTCTTCGTGCGCGCCCTCGGAACCAACAACCTGCCCGACTGCTCGAACATGTGCCACGAGTCCACGGGCACCGCGCTCGGCGCGACCATCGGCATCGGCAAGTCGACGGTGGCGTACGACGACTTCGGCAAGGCCGACCTCGTCATCGTCATGGGCCAGAACCCCGGTACGAACCACCCCCGCATGCTTACGGCCCTCGAGGAGACGAAGCGCAACGGCGGCCGTGTGGTCTCGGTCAACGTCCTCCCCGAGGCCGGGCTGGTTCGCTACAAGAACCCGCAGAAGGTACGCGGTATCCTCGGCAAGGGCACCGTGATCGCCGACCGCTTCCTGCAGATCCGCTCCGGAGGCGACATGGCGCTCCTCCAGGCCGTGTCCAAGCGCGTGCTCGACGCCGAGGAGCTGGCCCCGGGAACCGTGCTCGACCACGCGTTCCTCGAGGAGCACACCGTCGGACTCGACGCCCTGCGCGAGCACCTCGCGTCCCTCGACGAGGCCGCCGTCGCTGCGGCCACCGGACTCACGGCGGACGAGATCGACGCCCTCGCGGCCGAGTACCTCGCCGCCGATCGCGTCATCATCACGTGGGCCATGGGCCTCACCCAGCACAAGAAGGCCGTGCCGACGATCAAGGAGATCGTCAACCTGCTGCTGCTGCGCGGCAACATCGGCAAGCCCGGCGCCGGCGCCTCGCCGATCCGCGGACACAGCAACGTGCAGGGGGACCGCACGATGGGCATCTGGGAGCGGATGCCCGAGACCTTCCTCGCGGCGCTCGAGCGGGAGTTCGCCTTCCCGGTGCCGCGCACGCACGGCGCGGATGCGCTGCACACGGTGCACGGACTCCGCGACGGCGACCTCGACGTGTTCATGGCGCTGGGCGGCAACTTCGTCGGCGCGATCTCGGACACCGCCGTCGCCGAGGCTGCGATGCGGGGGGCGAAGCTCACCGTGCAGGTATCGACGAAGCTCAATCGCTCGCACGTCGTGACGGGGGAGGAGGCCCTGATCCTCCCGACCCTCGGCCGCACCGAGGTCGACCTGCAGGGCGACGTGCCGCAGTTCGTGTCGGTCGAGGACAGCGTGTGCGCGGTGCACGCGAGCCACGGCGCCATCCCGCCCGCTGCCGACGGCCTGCTCTCCGAGATCGCGATCGTCTGCCGCCTCGCAGACGCGACCCTGGGCGGACGTCACGACATCCCCTGGCGCGAGTTCGAGGCCGACTACGACCTGATCCGCGACCGGATCGCGCGCGTGGTGCCCGGCTTCGCGACGTTCAACGTGGACATCCGCAAGCAGGGCGGCTTCATCCTGCCGAACGGGCCGCGCGACGAGCGCCGCTTCGACACCGTCGCCGGCAAGGCCATGATCACGGTGAACGAGCTCGAGCACATCGAACGCCCGGCCGGCCGGCTGATCCTGCAGACGCTCCGCTCGCACGACCAGTTCAACACCACGATCTACAGCCTCAACGACCGGTACCGCGGCATCAAGAAGGGACGCGACGTGGTGTTCGTGCACCCCGACGACCTGGCGGACCTCGGCCTGGACGACGGCGACCGGGTCGACGTGGTCGGCGAGTGGCCCGGACAGCCCGACCGCGTCCTCGCGAACCAGCGTCTCGTCGCCTACCCGACCGCACGCGGATGCGCCGCGGCCTACTACCCGGAGGCGAACGTGCTCGTCCCCCTCGAGAGCGCGGCCGAGGAGTCGAACACGCCCGTCTCGAAAGCCGTGATCGTGCGCCTCGTGCCGCGCAGCTGA
- the fdhD gene encoding formate dehydrogenase accessory sulfurtransferase FdhD → MGRITARTRVTRITVGARTSRRDDLLAVEEPLEIRVGRQPLAVTMRTPGHDIDLAVGFLVSEGVVSSGDQVAGAIHCAGADGENTYNVLDLTLASGIPQPDAAARRSTYVSSSCGVCGKASIEAVHTRTSHPVADADLRVDAETLARFPERLRAGQEIFEKTGGLHAAALFDGRTGEMIVLREDVGRHNAVDKVIGWAAREGLLPLHGLVLQVSGRASFELTQKATMAGIPVLAAVSAPSSLAVEHAKQAGITLVGFMRGDSMVVYAGDERITMPSPPDAAPTAGPVPGHVTAG, encoded by the coding sequence ATGGGCAGGATCACCGCACGGACGCGGGTCACACGAATCACGGTCGGCGCTCGCACGAGCCGCCGCGACGACCTCCTCGCGGTCGAGGAACCGCTCGAGATCCGGGTCGGGCGCCAGCCCCTCGCGGTCACGATGCGCACCCCTGGCCACGACATCGATCTCGCCGTCGGCTTCCTCGTCTCCGAGGGCGTCGTCTCGAGCGGCGACCAGGTCGCCGGCGCCATCCACTGCGCCGGTGCCGACGGTGAGAACACGTACAACGTCCTCGACCTCACGCTCGCCAGCGGCATCCCCCAGCCGGATGCCGCGGCGCGGCGAAGCACGTACGTGTCGAGCTCGTGCGGCGTCTGCGGCAAGGCGAGCATCGAGGCCGTGCACACGCGCACCTCGCACCCCGTGGCCGACGCCGACCTGCGGGTGGATGCCGAGACGCTCGCGCGCTTCCCCGAACGCCTGCGCGCGGGTCAGGAGATCTTCGAGAAGACCGGCGGCCTGCACGCGGCCGCGCTCTTCGACGGGCGCACCGGCGAGATGATCGTGCTCCGAGAAGACGTCGGGCGGCACAACGCCGTCGACAAGGTCATCGGCTGGGCGGCGCGCGAAGGCCTGCTCCCGCTTCACGGCCTGGTCCTGCAGGTGTCGGGCCGAGCGAGCTTCGAGCTCACGCAGAAGGCGACCATGGCCGGCATCCCGGTGCTCGCGGCCGTGTCCGCACCCTCGTCGCTCGCGGTCGAGCACGCGAAGCAGGCCGGCATCACGCTCGTCGGGTTCATGCGCGGCGACTCGATGGTCGTCTACGCGGGCGACGAGCGCATCACCATGCCGTCCCCGCCGGATGCCGCGCCCACCGCGGGCCCCGTCCCCGGCCACGTCACGGCGGGCTGA
- the modA gene encoding molybdate ABC transporter substrate-binding protein, which translates to MTRSPRTTLRTATGLAAAALVALALAGCVTSGDEPAETSAPPTETTATLEAADVTVLAAASLTEAFDDLAAQFEEANPDVTITVSYGGSGALATQIIEGAPADVFASAAEPPMQQVVDAGLATGPVVFATNTLELVVPAGNPAGVTGLDDLANPDLRIALCDESVPCGAASAKLLANEGITAAPDTLESDVKAVLTKVSLGEVDAALVYRTDVKAAGDDVEGIEVPAAADVVNRYPIAAITDPSSDADEAQVAAAAAFVEFVTGDAGRKTLDTYGFGTP; encoded by the coding sequence ATGACCCGTTCTCCCCGCACGACCCTCCGCACCGCGACCGGCCTCGCCGCGGCCGCCCTCGTCGCGCTCGCCCTCGCGGGCTGCGTCACGAGCGGCGACGAGCCAGCCGAGACCTCTGCGCCCCCGACCGAGACCACCGCGACCCTCGAGGCCGCCGACGTCACGGTGCTCGCCGCGGCATCCCTCACCGAGGCGTTCGACGACCTCGCCGCTCAGTTCGAGGAGGCGAACCCCGACGTCACGATCACGGTGAGCTACGGCGGCAGCGGCGCGCTCGCGACCCAGATCATCGAGGGCGCCCCGGCCGACGTGTTCGCCTCGGCGGCCGAGCCGCCCATGCAGCAGGTCGTCGACGCCGGGCTCGCGACCGGCCCGGTGGTCTTCGCCACGAACACGCTCGAGCTCGTCGTTCCGGCGGGCAATCCCGCCGGCGTCACCGGGCTCGACGACCTCGCGAACCCCGACCTGCGCATCGCGCTCTGCGACGAGTCGGTGCCGTGCGGCGCGGCCTCCGCGAAGCTGCTCGCGAACGAGGGCATCACCGCGGCACCCGACACCCTCGAATCCGACGTCAAGGCCGTGCTCACGAAGGTCTCGCTCGGCGAGGTCGACGCGGCGCTCGTCTACCGCACCGACGTGAAGGCCGCGGGCGACGACGTCGAGGGCATCGAGGTGCCGGCCGCAGCCGACGTCGTGAACCGCTACCCGATCGCCGCGATCACCGACCCGTCCTCCGACGCCGACGAGGCGCAGGTCGCGGCCGCCGCGGCGTTCGTCGAGTTCGTCACGGGCGACGCCGGTCGCAAGACGCTCGACACGTACGGCTTCGGCACCCCGTAG
- a CDS encoding ABC transporter ATP-binding protein produces the protein MSLEPRASDAAGGRPGLQVDLALSFGATRIAAAFEVQPGCPLAIIGPNGAGKSSVLAAIAGLVPLDAGAISIGSRRVDALPPEHRRVGVVFQDYVLFPHLNVRDNVAFAARMRGSRAAARVAAQPWLERYDLVSLADRLPSELSGGQRQRAALARALAADPDVLLLDEPMSALDVEVRAEMRTELAIHVRDFGGATVLVTHSPADAARLADSVLVLEAGRVTQRGTLDELRADPATPYVRRLLAASDD, from the coding sequence ATGAGCCTCGAGCCACGGGCATCGGATGCCGCGGGCGGCCGCCCCGGCCTCCAGGTCGACCTCGCGTTGAGCTTCGGCGCGACGCGCATCGCGGCGGCGTTCGAGGTGCAGCCCGGATGCCCGCTCGCGATCATCGGGCCGAACGGCGCCGGCAAGTCGAGCGTGCTCGCCGCGATCGCCGGGCTCGTGCCGCTCGATGCCGGCGCGATCTCGATCGGCTCCCGGCGCGTCGACGCGCTGCCGCCCGAGCACCGACGAGTGGGCGTCGTGTTCCAGGACTACGTGCTCTTCCCGCACCTGAACGTGCGCGACAACGTCGCGTTCGCGGCCCGCATGCGCGGCTCGCGCGCCGCCGCCCGCGTGGCGGCGCAACCGTGGCTCGAGCGCTACGACCTCGTGTCGCTCGCCGACCGGCTGCCGTCGGAACTCTCGGGCGGCCAGCGCCAGCGCGCGGCGCTCGCCCGTGCGCTCGCGGCCGATCCCGACGTGCTGCTCCTCGACGAGCCGATGTCCGCGCTCGACGTCGAGGTCCGCGCCGAGATGCGCACCGAGCTCGCCATCCACGTGCGCGACTTCGGTGGCGCGACCGTGCTCGTCACGCACAGCCCTGCCGATGCCGCCCGGCTCGCGGACTCCGTGCTCGTGCTCGAGGCCGGCCGGGTGACCCAGCGCGGCACGCTCGACGAGCTTCGCGCCGACCCGGCGACGCCGTACGTGCGGCGCCTGCTCGCGGCATCCGACGACTGA
- a CDS encoding TOBE domain-containing protein — protein sequence MTQFRISEAAALLGVSDDTVRRWADQGRLTLARGANGMQVVEGAELVALMTEHAGGSALADAFPLARTSARNHFIGLVTAVQRDGIMAQVELQAGPFRVVSLMSREAADELGLEPGVLAAASAKATVVTIDLPEGAKP from the coding sequence ATGACTCAGTTCCGCATCAGCGAAGCGGCCGCACTCCTCGGGGTCAGCGACGACACCGTGCGCCGCTGGGCCGATCAGGGCCGCCTCACGCTCGCGCGCGGCGCGAACGGCATGCAGGTCGTCGAGGGCGCCGAACTCGTCGCCCTCATGACCGAGCACGCCGGGGGCAGTGCGCTCGCCGACGCCTTCCCGCTCGCACGCACGTCCGCCCGCAACCACTTCATCGGCCTCGTCACCGCAGTGCAGCGTGACGGCATCATGGCGCAGGTCGAGCTGCAGGCCGGCCCCTTCCGAGTGGTCTCGCTCATGAGCCGCGAGGCCGCAGACGAGCTCGGCCTCGAACCCGGAGTGCTCGCCGCGGCGAGCGCGAAGGCCACCGTCGTCACGATCGACCTGCCAGAAGGAGCCAAGCCATGA
- a CDS encoding NAD-dependent epimerase/dehydratase family protein, with protein MDLLILGGTQWLGRSLATEAVARGHRVVCLARGESGEVAPGVELVRADRSSDNASAAVAGRDWDAAIDVTRQPGYARAAAAALADAVGHLTFISSGNVYASQNEPGADERAALLPPLEADESTPETYGEAKSAIERAYGEVFGERFLTIRPGLIAGPGDASGRSGYWVARAARAARDGGPVLVPDVLADAVQAIHVDDLVRFTLDQAERGAAGGVAAGAFGTGAYNAVGDRGTFGEVLEAATAVAGYRGELVAASPGWLADQGVAEWSGPESLPLWIRDPEWRAFQDRSNAAAKAAGLVLRPIGQLLEETLAWERDQGLDRARGAGLSAGRERELLAALRS; from the coding sequence ATGGACCTGCTCATCCTCGGCGGCACGCAATGGCTCGGACGTTCGCTCGCGACGGAGGCGGTGGCGCGGGGGCACCGGGTGGTGTGCCTCGCCCGCGGGGAGTCCGGCGAGGTCGCGCCGGGCGTCGAGCTCGTGCGGGCCGATCGCTCGTCGGACAATGCGTCTGCGGCGGTCGCCGGACGCGACTGGGATGCCGCGATCGATGTCACCCGTCAACCCGGTTACGCGCGAGCGGCGGCCGCGGCGCTCGCGGACGCGGTCGGGCACCTGACGTTCATCTCGTCGGGCAACGTCTACGCCTCGCAGAACGAGCCAGGAGCCGACGAGCGCGCAGCGCTGCTGCCCCCGCTCGAGGCCGACGAGTCGACGCCCGAGACGTACGGCGAGGCGAAGTCGGCGATCGAGCGCGCGTACGGCGAGGTGTTCGGCGAGCGGTTCCTGACGATCAGGCCCGGGCTCATCGCCGGGCCGGGCGATGCCTCCGGGCGCAGCGGGTACTGGGTCGCGCGGGCCGCCCGTGCCGCGCGCGACGGTGGCCCCGTGCTCGTGCCCGACGTGCTCGCCGATGCGGTGCAGGCGATCCACGTCGACGACCTCGTGCGGTTCACGCTCGACCAGGCCGAGCGGGGGGCGGCGGGTGGAGTCGCAGCGGGTGCGTTCGGCACGGGCGCGTATAACGCGGTCGGCGATCGGGGTACGTTCGGCGAGGTGCTCGAGGCTGCGACCGCCGTAGCCGGGTACCGCGGGGAGCTGGTGGCGGCGTCGCCGGGGTGGTTGGCCGATCAGGGCGTCGCCGAGTGGTCTGGGCCGGAGTCGCTGCCCCTGTGGATCCGCGACCCCGAGTGGCGCGCGTTCCAGGACCGCTCGAATGCCGCGGCGAAGGCGGCCGGGCTCGTGCTGCGACCGATCGGCCAGCTGCTCGAGGAGACGCTCGCGTGGGAACGCGACCAGGGGCTCGACCGCGCGCGGGGTGCGGGCCTTTCCGCCGGGCGGGAACGGGAGTTGCTGGCGGCGTTGCGGAGCTGA
- a CDS encoding SixA phosphatase family protein: MKTLILVRHAKSDWGQPGLADHDRPLNDRGLRDAPVMGARLLERGSIPDAIVSSTALRAQATAKLIATALGLDAASVELDDRLYGSSPQTILRVVGELDDEVGRAMIVAHDPGLSDLAYDLTESIGEMPTCAVLELDFDIDEWVEVEFQTPVATRFDTPKSDTPR; encoded by the coding sequence ATGAAGACGCTCATCCTCGTGCGCCACGCCAAGTCCGACTGGGGTCAGCCAGGCCTCGCCGATCACGACCGCCCGCTCAACGATCGCGGGCTGCGCGACGCGCCCGTGATGGGCGCGAGGCTCCTCGAGCGAGGGTCGATCCCCGACGCGATCGTGTCGAGCACCGCACTGCGGGCGCAGGCCACGGCGAAGCTCATCGCGACCGCACTCGGCCTCGACGCGGCATCCGTCGAGCTCGACGACCGGCTGTACGGGTCGTCGCCGCAGACGATCCTGCGCGTCGTCGGCGAACTCGACGACGAGGTCGGGCGCGCCATGATCGTGGCCCACGACCCCGGCCTGTCCGACCTCGCGTACGACCTCACCGAGTCGATCGGCGAGATGCCGACGTGCGCGGTGCTCGAGCTCGACTTCGACATCGACGAGTGGGTCGAGGTGGAGTTCCAGACACCGGTCGCGACCAGGTTCGACACGCCGAAGTCCGACACGCCTCGGTAG
- a CDS encoding arginase family protein yields the protein MSTLSNDPSWPRAGAWPALDETAAAASVDLAILGVGAWRTSLSPTAAHATPAAIREALRRYSPALMPDRARGGAVLDLDERLMIADVGDIHEPDGPEGEARTVAAVSEALGRARALMALGGDNSVTVATALGAWGDDLDRAGLVTIDAHYDLRDGVSNGSPVRRLVEAGLDPSRIVQIGIADFANSAAYAHRAHDLGITVIHRDELHHRAPADVMAEALAIAGAAGGPVHLDVDVDVCDRSVAPACPASVPGGLAAWELRALVRAAASDPLVRSADLVEIDATTDAADHRTVRLAALCVLEFAAGLAARDDAAGDAGGDAASASNH from the coding sequence ATGTCCACGTTGTCGAACGACCCGAGCTGGCCGCGCGCCGGTGCTTGGCCCGCCCTCGATGAGACGGCTGCCGCGGCATCCGTCGATCTGGCGATCCTCGGCGTCGGGGCCTGGCGCACCTCGCTGTCGCCGACCGCCGCGCACGCGACGCCCGCCGCGATCCGCGAGGCGCTGCGACGGTACAGCCCCGCGCTGATGCCCGATCGCGCCCGGGGCGGCGCCGTGCTCGATCTCGACGAGCGCCTGATGATCGCCGATGTCGGCGACATCCACGAGCCCGACGGGCCGGAGGGCGAAGCGCGCACGGTCGCCGCCGTTTCCGAGGCGCTCGGTCGCGCTCGCGCGCTCATGGCGCTCGGCGGCGACAACTCCGTGACGGTCGCAACCGCGCTCGGCGCCTGGGGCGACGATCTCGACCGCGCGGGTCTCGTCACGATCGACGCGCACTACGACCTGCGCGACGGCGTCTCGAACGGGTCCCCGGTGCGCCGGCTCGTCGAGGCCGGGCTCGATCCATCGCGCATCGTGCAGATCGGCATCGCCGACTTCGCCAACTCCGCGGCCTATGCCCATCGGGCGCACGACCTCGGCATCACGGTGATCCACCGCGATGAGCTGCACCACCGTGCGCCGGCCGATGTCATGGCCGAGGCGCTCGCCATCGCGGGTGCGGCCGGTGGCCCGGTGCACCTCGACGTGGACGTCGACGTGTGCGACCGGTCGGTCGCTCCGGCCTGCCCCGCCTCGGTTCCCGGTGGCCTCGCCGCGTGGGAGCTGCGCGCACTCGTGCGGGCCGCGGCATCCGACCCACTGGTGCGCAGCGCCGACCTCGTCGAGATCGATGCGACGACGGATGCCGCAGATCACCGCACGGTGCGCCTCGCGGCGCTGTGCGTGCTCGAGTTCGCGGCCGGGCTCGCCGCGAGGGACGACGCCGCGGGCGATGCCGGAGGCGATGCCGCGAGCGCGTCGAACCACTGA
- the modB gene encoding molybdate ABC transporter permease subunit has product MARAAARSTGRLAWPITAIAVVALAVLVLPLVALVVRAPWADLPELLGSSAVLEALVLSFTTAITATAVCLVLGIPLAALIAHAESWPTLPRRLLRAAVTVPLVLPPVVGGIALLMLLGRRGLIGQWLDETFGLTIPFTTGAVVIAQIFVALPFLVFAVEGALRSSDRRTELAAATLGASRWQVFRHVTLPLVAPGVAAGAVLCFTRALGEFGATITFAGSLPGTTRTLPIASYLAMQTDPDEAVALALLLLAVSVIVLLTLRDRWLPGSTA; this is encoded by the coding sequence GTGGCGCGGGCGGCAGCACGCAGCACCGGGCGCCTCGCCTGGCCGATCACCGCGATCGCCGTCGTGGCGCTCGCGGTGCTCGTGCTGCCGCTCGTCGCGCTCGTCGTGCGGGCGCCGTGGGCCGACCTCCCCGAACTCCTCGGCAGCAGCGCCGTGCTCGAAGCACTGGTGCTCTCGTTCACCACGGCGATCACCGCGACGGCGGTCTGCCTCGTGCTCGGCATCCCGCTCGCCGCGCTCATCGCCCACGCCGAGTCCTGGCCCACCCTGCCGCGACGGCTGCTGCGCGCGGCCGTCACGGTTCCGCTCGTGCTGCCGCCCGTCGTCGGCGGCATCGCCCTGCTCATGCTCCTCGGCCGCCGGGGGCTCATCGGTCAGTGGCTCGACGAGACCTTCGGCCTCACGATCCCGTTCACGACGGGTGCGGTCGTCATCGCGCAGATCTTCGTGGCGCTGCCCTTCCTGGTGTTCGCGGTCGAGGGTGCGCTGCGATCCTCCGACCGGCGCACCGAGCTCGCGGCGGCCACGCTCGGCGCCTCGCGCTGGCAGGTGTTCCGCCACGTGACGCTGCCGCTCGTCGCACCGGGCGTCGCCGCGGGCGCCGTGCTCTGCTTCACTCGCGCGCTCGGCGAGTTCGGCGCGACCATCACCTTCGCGGGTTCTCTGCCCGGCACGACCCGCACGCTGCCGATCGCGAGCTACCTCGCCATGCAGACCGACCCCGACGAGGCCGTCGCGCTCGCGCTGCTGCTGCTCGCGGTCTCGGTGATCGTGCTGCTCACCCTGCGCGACCGCTGGCTTCCGGGGTCAACGGCATGA